The Salvelinus fontinalis isolate EN_2023a chromosome 9, ASM2944872v1, whole genome shotgun sequence sequence ACACCacagagctgttgtcaaggaagtcAGTTTGTGTTttctaccgtcaaccaatcatgtcaatgcggagctatacagagccctccgcattgttacaacatttgggaGGCGATGCGGTATGGAGCTTGATTTGGTCTCTGCATGCCTCCTGGAGGCTTAGCAGTTGTGTCACACCCTCCATATGGAGCCTCTGACCACATTTTTGGATTAAGCATGAATTGCCTTTTAATCTAGGCGTCCGCAATGGGttagttcactgagatgggcGCAAATATATATGTTAGTGCTCAAATTAAAACAATCTCGGTTGACCAACAGCCTAACGACCAAACAATCTACCAGtcgactaattggggtcagccctaataAGTAGTCACTAATCTGTTAGTTACACGTTAATTTTACAAActaaaatcaaatatttatcaaGACACATTTCATGCAGTATGCAGGGTTCCCACGGGTCCTTGAAATCCTTGAAAGTTTGTGAATTTGAGAAAAAGGTTTTGAAAATGGACATGGGTCATTGAAAGTGCttgaatttatatattttgtgcaAGAATATAAATTGAAGTTCTTTtagtttattttttaatttaacgTCAGTAATAGGTTGCGTTCCGCTGTCTGTGCGTCCTTGTTTCACGCGCCACCTGCCTCGAGAGTGCAGCAGCAAGCAAGCAAGCGAGAAAGCTAACGTTAAGCGAACCTTCAGCTATGCCTGGAAAATGTAAATTCCAGGACTCGTGCCTCACTATAGACATTGACAAAGACTGGCTTGTTAAAAATCCGCGGGACATCCATATGGCCCATTACAGAGCCTGCAGCAAGTCAATAAAAGTTCACGCCATGGGCTAAGCAGCTGTGACGAGCCATGCTGCTGGAGCATCACACAGGACCGCACTCTGCAAGTTAAAAGCAGGTAGGTCCTACCCCTGGTAACATGTAGAAAGGAATACAACAATATACTTAGTTAGTTACTAACGTTAATTAGTTAGCTAGATTATTCTGTCTCTTCATGGTTAGGTAAATTAACTTTAACGTTACAGAATTATTCGGTAAAATTAACGTTTGCTATgttgttagctaacgttatcttGATGTCTGTCAGTTCTCCCACAGAATCACACCTATCAATATAGTGCTAGCAAGCAAACGTTAGCTAAGTTGTTAACGTTACGTTAGCCAACTTGCGGCAAGCAGAGCTGGACAGTGAACATTTAAAATAAATGACAGTTTGCTAACGTTAACTGAAAGTTTACATTTAGTCCAAGGACGTTCGCTAGAGTTGTTAGTGACAACGTTTCATGACTAATGCTAGCTAACGCCAGCTAGCTAGTCATTCATCAGACTTGGATACAAATTTTCTTACAGCTCCCACTCTATTGAACTATGTGGAAAAGTCATCTATATCCCACCTAGACAGTCTTCTACAACTATTACCACATTCACCACCACCTCAAGACAGTCCGTCATAACTGGCGTTCCCAAAGAGGACACATTGCGCGCTAAGACATTGTGGTGTCTGAATATGATGGAGTCTCTACTCTTTCCACTCTAGTGAACGCACGGGTGAGTGGCATGGTTTATAAACTGTCACCTGTAACATTAAATTATTTTCAAGAACATGTTATGTTTGTTTTCATATTCTCTGTGACACACACGTTAACACACAGGCTAGAAACAGAAATAAGTGTTTGAaatcaatatatttttttactcttAGGTGTGCCGTTCTCAGCGACGTTCCCAGACTGCAATAGCCAAGACCTTCGCATGCAGGCCAACAAAGTCCAGCTATGTGTGCACACATGGCTTGGCTCCTCATTTCAAGCACTTGTCTAAAAAACTGCTGGGGAGGGAGGACTATGTACTTCACTTTGATGAGAGCCTTAACAGAAAAAAAACTGTCAATGCAGTGTGACTTTCACGTCTGTTTTGTCAAAGGTTGCGTcaatcaaatctggtatcaggataaaatgtgattcaaagtcaccgaatatactttaagtatttttatttaacataagctcagaatggtaaatgcaattttcgtatatacgggttcactgtatcaccacgcagggtaaagcagagaactgactgaaatagtacagacatcttcttttatactgtgacagaggtagttccaactttagagttggcctgtcacagtagcgtggtttaaacttgctagcCTATCGGTGGTGCCCAGACACAGCACTCAGGATTCAAATGTCTGGAATGGTGTTTGTGAAGATTGAGCTGATTTGTTGGTTTCTACACATTCCTCAGTTCCTGtcttcttgttattcagcatttttccaTCTTGTCTCAACCTTGTGGTTTGCACAGTCGACACACTAGATTAACAACAGCTTTTCTGCAGTCACGCTATGTTTTGTGATTATCAAGTCCTTTTTCTATAAGGCATATATTTATGTTAAAAGAGAACAAAACCATCCTTCACAGTTTATGGGATGAGGAAAGTTGTGACGAGATTTTAAGATTCTACATTTATGGGACATGCGACTGTGTTGGACCTTAAAGCGGTATATGAGAAGAGCACCGAAGATCTACCAAAGAAAAACATGGTTCAGATCTCCATGGATGGACCAAATGTAAATTGGTCATTTTACTCAAAGGTTGAGAAGCCCTCACTCTTATTGCTAAGTCCTATAGCCTGAGAAAGGGTGCTGAAGATAAGAGCACAAATAGCTGAAATAGAAACACTACTCAATGAAAAAGTGAATGACCTGAAAAGCAAATGAAGGGGCATAGCAGCAAAAAGCAACTGTTTTAACAGTTTAAGAAAGGGCAAAACACTACTTAATGAGCAAgggttaaaaaataaaataaaaagcaaattAACCAAAAAGGCCAACAACCCCAGAACACAATGTTTggggaaatgttttatttactttaATCCAATTCATTTATCTAATCTTTTGTTGCAAAATATTTTATTTATGGTCATGTGTTTTTGTTTATCTAGTAATTTGGTCATGGTCATGTTGATGAAAAAAAGTTAGTGTTTTTGCTCTGCGACATGTTTTGTGTTGTGAAGCTGGTGCTAATGAAATAAACGAGGAGTTACTTAGCTCTTCAACTTGTAAAGAAGTCTTTGTCTTTATCGCTCAACTTACACAATATATTGTTTTGCTGTGTTAGAGAAGGCAAGAGACCACGTAGTCTGCCATCACTGTTCACACATTCAAGCCTCTCTCTTTTTAATTGTTGTCTGTGAGCTTCTGTAAAGCCTGCTAGTTCTCATTATAAAAATTAGCATTGTTGTAACAGTAATTAACCTTGATCCATGTCTCAAACTATGCCATGCTGGGTCCTTGAATTTGAGGGAATTGTGCCTggaaagtccttgaatttgatGTTTAAGGTGTGGGAACCCTGAGTCTGTTTATAAACTAGATTTGCATAGGTATTTCTCAAATGCAACTGAGTTATATTACTATAATTGAATGAGAGGTTCAACAGACCATGTTTGTCACAACTATGATGGATCCtttgtcatttcagcaagccatgacacgaTGGGTGACCACGATGGGTCTTTTACAAATAGCAAAGGTCTCAGTATCTTGATGCAGATCTTTAGATGTTGTTCACATGAAATTGTCATATCAAACTTTATCCGCAAGGTTATAATCCATTTTGTTGATCTTGAGCAGTAATTTCTGGTGTGCGCATATTGAAATATAATTTCCGGCGTGCATGCGTGTATTTTCTTTTTCCTCTTGCTACTGCGCGCTTGTAAGTTGGTGTTGTTCAGAAGCGCACTAGCCAATCCACAACAATGTGTCCACTGTAAACACagagctgctagctagctgccagTCGCTATTCTACCACGCTAGcaaatctttttttatttcaAACTACTACGCTACCACCCTGTCTGACTACGCAGAGGAAAGTTGTGAATTTCAGGTGACCCTTACACAGACAAGGATCTTCAACAGATGGAGAATGACTGAGAAaagagaagagatggaggaggcAGAGGCTCAGGCAGATATTCAACCAGCAGCTGAGGCCCGACTCGGGACATCTGGGAGCTGGTGGGCAATGCCAAGCGATGTCCACTGAAGACAAGTTTCTTCACTGAACGGAGTGGGACCTGCTTATGCCAGCCTTGGAAAAATCTAGAGTTGCCCGCAAGCCCACCGTACTCTGTGTAACCAGTGACAATGACATTTCCAGCACTCATAAACCCAGCAGTTGTAGAAATGTTTTCCCATGTGCCAAAAATACTGTAAGAGAAGACCCTGGCTGGAGGGACCTAATGGCCAGCTGTCAATAAAGTACCAGCAGTTTTTATGTGATAGACTTCCTACCATTACAGTATTCATGGGCTGTGTCAAATATGTCACCAGTCACTCATATGTTCATCGGTTGACCTACCTAATGTTATTCTACTTTTGCACAGTGAGCTGACATGTTTTATTTCACAGATGGAAATGCATAGGAGAAGCTGGCCGCAGAATAAATGGCAGTCGTTTTATGGgcgcctaaccaattgtgctataaTGTGGGTTTTTtccgcgttatttgtaacttattttgtacataatttttctgcaaccgtatcttatggCAAAAGaaatagcttctggatatcaggacagcgatcactcccCTCAGATTAGAcatttttttcttcaacaagcagaacgcacaggatgtacttcagacacccgacaaggccaacatcccCGTCATTGGCAAGAGAAAGAGATGCAGATATAGAGGACACAGGGCGGGGTGCCTTGGATCAGCCACAGAGAGTGGGAAATCTGCCTTTACCATCAATATTACTTGCCAAtgtacaatcattggacaataaattagaccaggtacgatcacaaatatcctaccaacgggacataaaaaaatgtaatatcaccgaatcgtggctgaatgacaacatggaTAATATTCAGCTGGCGGGATATGTGCTGCACCGGCTAGACAGAACAGCACAGCTGTTagctaatttctatcagcatgttaaatgtgaaaCCAGAGGGGGGAAAAACTCTAATCACCTTCACACCACACACCGAGagacatacaaagctctccctcgccctccatttggcaaatctgaccataattccatcctcctgattcctgcttacaagcaaaaactaaagcaggaagcaccagtgactcggtcaataaagaagtcagatcagatgacgcagatgctaagctacaggactgttttgctagcatagactggaatatgttctgggattcctctgatatcattgaggagtacaccacatcagtcactggcttcatcaataagtgcatcgacgacgtcgtcaccacagtgactgtacgtacataccccaaccagaaaccatggattacaggcaacatccgcactgagctaaaggctagagctgccgctttcaaggagtgggactctaacctggacgcttataagaaatcctgctacgcaTTCAGACAAACAATCTAACAGGCAGagcgccaatacaggactaagattgaaatgtactacaccggctccgacgcccgtcggatgtggcagggcctgcaagctattacagactacaaagagaagcacagctgcgagctgtccagtgacacgagcctaccagacgagctaaatcacatctctgctcgcttcaaggcaagtaacactgacgcatgcatgagagcatcggctgttctggacgactgagGTGGAACGGGTTGTGCATGGGTTTGTCTGCTGTTGACTGGATAGCAGCGATCTCAGTTCTGTGATATCTACAGACTCCGGAGATGCAGTTGTTCCATCGGTTCCAGGTTGGCTTTTGCTTGGAGATAGGTGAGGAGTTGATTGTGGAAATCTCTGCAGCCATGGCCAATCCACTCATTTCTGTGCTGCCACCGGCATCAGCCTGCATAACATATATAAATAGAAAAGTTAAAACACAACTGGATCCACCCTAGCCAGGGTCCCACACTATCTATTCTACACATTAGCCTACCTGATAAAACTACAATGGCGTCACTATACAATGACATTGTATCTATTGCCAGCTCATGTTCAATTTAGGGTTTTCACATGAAATTCTGGTTCCCGGGAACATTGGTGGCATTGGTGAGATTTATACAAAATATGCTTTGCATTCACAAGACCTGTACAGTTTTGAGTgacacaaatatttattttcacaaagtctgctgcctcagtttgtatgatggcaatttgcatatactccagaatgttatgaagagtgatcagatgaattgcaattaattgcaaagtccctctttgccatgcaaattaactgaatcccccaaaaacatttccaatgcgtttcagccctgccacaaaaggactagctgacatgtcagtgattctctcgttaacacaggtgtgagtgttgatgaggacaaggctggagatcactctgtcatgctgattgagttcagataacagactggaagcttaaaaaggagggtggtgcttggaatcattgttcttcctctgtcaaccatggttacctacaaggaaacatgtgccgtcatcattgctttgcacaaaaagggctttgcacaggcaaggatattgctgccagtaagattgcacctaaatcaaccatttatcggatcatcaagaacttcaaggagagcggttgaattgttgttgttgtgaagaaggcttcagggtgcccaagaaagtccagcaagcaccagtctcctaaagttgattcagctgcgggatcggggaaccagagcttgctcaggaatggcagcaggcaggtgtgagtgcatctgcacgcacagtgaagcaaatacttttggaggatggcctggtgttgagaagggcagcaaagaagccacttctctcaagaaaaaacatcagggacagactgatattctgaaaaaggtactgctgaggactggggtaaagtcattttctctgatgaatcccctttccgattgtttggggcatctggaaaaaagcttgtccggagaagacaagttgagcgctaccatcaggCCTGTgttatgccaacagtaaagcatcctgagaccattcatgtgtggggttggttctcagccaagggagtgggctcactcccaattttgcctaagaacacagccaacacgagagcaacttctcccaaccatccaggaacagtttggtgatgaacaatgccttttccagcatgatggagcaccttgccataaggcaaaagtgataactaagtggctcggggaactaaacatcaatattttgggtccatggccaggaaactccccagaccttaatcccattgagaacttgtggtcaatcctcaagaggcaggtggacaaacaaaaccccacaaattctgacaaactacGAGCAtgaattatgcaagaatgggctgccatcagtcaggatgtggcccagaagttaattgacagcatgccagggcagattgcagaggtcttgaaaaagaagggtcaacactgcaaatattgactctttgcatcaacttcatgtaattgtcaataaaagcctttgacacttatgaaatgcttgtaattatacttcagtattccatagtaacatctgacaaaaatatctaaagacagaagcagcaaactttgtggaaattaatatttgtgtcattctcaaaacttttgcccACGACTGTACATAACCGCTTCACGATGTGATTTGCGAGACGCACATTCTACATGATGTGAGCAAGCTTGGTAGGCTACAACAGACAAAAAGTTCAACGCAACCGCCTGGGTACAATATTGCGTTTCACTCATGCTTTATAGACCTAACTAGACCTAGCGTATCAGGGTACCCAAACATAAGATACAGGatcagatacagtggggcaaaaaagtatttagtcagccaccaattgtgcaagttctcctacttaaaaagatgagagaggcctgtaattttcatcataggtacacttcaactatgacagacaaaattagatttttttctctcagaaaatcacattgtaggattttttatgaatttatttgcaaattatggtggaaaataagtatttggtcacctacaaacaagcaagatttctggctctcacagacctgtaacttcttctttaagaggctcctctgtcctccactcgttacctgtattaatggcacctgtttgaacttgttatcagtataaaagacacctgtccacaacctcaaacagtcacactccaaactccactatggccaagaccaaagagctgtcaaaagacaccagaaacaaaattgtagacctgcaccaggctgggaagactgaatctgcaatattATTAGGAAatgcaattattaggaaatggaagacatacaagaccactgataattatccctcgatctggggctccacgcaagatctcaccccgtggggtcaaaatgatcacaagaacggtgagcaaaaatcttagaaccacacggggggacctagtgaatgacctgcagagagctgggaccaaagtaacaaagcctaccatcagtaacacactacgccgccagggactcaaatcctgcagtgccagacgtgtccccctgcttagcCAGTACATgcccaggcccgtctgaagtttgctagagagcatttggatgatccagaagaagattgggagaatgtcatatggttagatgaaaccaaaatataactttttggtaaaaactcatctcgtcgtgtttggaggacaaagaatgctgagttgcatccaaagaacaccatacctactgtgaagcatgggggtggaaacatcatgctttggggctgtttttctgcaaagggaccaggacgactgatccgtgtaaaggaaagaataaatggggccatgtatcgtgagattttgagtgaaaatctccttccatcagcaagggcattgaagatgaaatgtggctgggtctttcagcatgacaatgatcccaaacacaccgcccgggcaatgaaggagtggcttcgtaagaagcatttcaaggtcctggagtggcctagccagtctccagatctcaaccccatagaaaatctttggagggagttgaaagtctgtgttgcccagcaacagccccaaaacatcactgctctagaggagatctgcatggaggaatgggccaaaataccagcaacagtgtgtgaaaaccttgtgaagacttacagaaaacgtttgacctctgtcattgccaaaacaaagggtatataacaaagtattgagataaccttttgttattgaccaaatacttattttccaccataatttgcaaataaattcattaaaaatcctacaatgtgattttctggatttttttcttctcattttgtctgtcatagttgaagtgtacctatgatgacaattacaggcctctctcatctttttaagtgggagaacttgcacaattggtggctgactaaatacttttttgccccactgtatgtgaatGAGCTCTAAGCCATTTTACGTTGGCAAACTACATGTTTTGCAGAATGATAACAATAGCGAAGCTCAAAACAACCTGAAAGTAGCTAGTTGTTTACACTATACCGAAACACACACTTGCGAAGCTGGCTAGGTAGCAAGCAAACTTTTATCTAACATAAGCAAAATAACAACAGACTTTAGTGTTCCCCCTTTCATCGGTGATGCtactttattagctagctagcattatagCATATCATCTCTCAGAAAGTATCGCTTGTGTTCAACAAAATGGATTATAACGTTGAGGATAAAGTTGGGTATGGCACAATTTCATGTGTACTACATCTAAAGATCTGGTTCACGATACTGAGAGCTTTGCCATTTGTAAAAGGACGTATTTGGGTGTTGGAGcctttgttcatgtttttttGGATGGCCTTGAACTCCAGAATGAGGCTCAGAAAGCCTGAGTAAGTTTATCAAAAACAAGTGAAATTGCAAAAACAGCTGTCTGGAACcttctataacatgccatttacatTAACAAATAAAGATTAGAGTCCTAAATAGGGAAATTCTCATCTTAATGGAGCAGATGGGGCTTGTTTTTGGAGTACAACATGTGTCCTTTTGCCCAAGAAAATGACCTTGCTCCACAGCATCAGCAATTCCAATCCAGTACTCAGAGTAGCAAACTAGAATTCAAGAACTCTGCCAGAAACCCACAGCTTCCATCACTTTGTACGACTCTCCAAAAGCCTCATGGATGCAAAGAGTCTTCAAATACACAGATTATGCTATTAAGTTTGACTTTGACCATGGGAAACCCATTGATGAGCATACAAGGGTGAATATGCGTGTATCTGATATTCTAGTTTTGCTGCTATGAGGATGATGATAACTGGATTGGAATTGCCGATTCTGTGGATGGTGAAATTCATGCATCCAAGTTATCAAGCAAGATAATTCTCTTGGCCAAACGGAGAGGACATATGCCTGTTTTTGGTGCATAACATCTGCACCATTAAGGAACAAACCACTGCAACTGGTTGCCAATATCAATTTGGATGTAGCGACCTCACTGCAATTGATGCACTGAACAAAGAAAGAATGAAATGAGGAATGAGTAGTCCTCAAGGCAATTCTTTGGTTTTATATGCTTTTTATTTTATGTATGTTCTAACTTAAACACTCAATTTACGTTTATAAATCATCATTTGAAGGTTCAGTCTTAAATTAACATTGAGGGTGTGGGGGACATTCAACAGCACCATCTTGTGATCAGAACCTGGTAATATGCTGTTGTATGATGGTACATAAACTCAACAATTTCAAtgactaatttctctgaacaggggaaGATGGCCATCACCAAATTCACTGATAATACATTACATGGTATAAAGAAAGAAACAATGTTCCTAGTCGCAGCTTCATAGTACTCGTCAGACAGAACTGATGCTGTATACTTGCCGTTGGGGTGGGCTTGGTTTGGGGGGGGTCTGTGGTTGGCTTTTGACAATTTATTTGGGTTCCTCAAGTAATCATTGATAATATGAGGTCTGGTTCAAATCCGATGTTGGTTCGATTCTATCAATTGAAATGGCCAATtttggtgcaatcaattagcttaatttctcagagtgtctttaaataaacaaataatgttgcaggaatgcttaTTAAATCTGTTTCTAACAAACTATTTtaaaacaatctgagatggtgcgTGATAATTTTCTTTTTGTGCTTTTTGAGGCAGAACGACCCATGTTGTCTACCTGCCTCAATGTCCTTCTCTTGGTCCATCAGGTGTTGTGGAGGGCGCGTGGTCCATTCAACAAGGAGCTGTGGACACCAGCAGGCAGGATGGAGGAGAAGAAACGCAACATCCGGATCATTGAATGGGAGGACCTGGACAAGAAAAAGTTCTACTCCCTGGGTGTGTTCATGACCATGACCACCAGGGCCACAGTCTACCCGTTCACCCTCATCCGCACCCGGCTGCAGGTGCAGAAGGGCAAGTCCCTCTACAAAGGCACCTTTGACGCCTTCTACAAGATCCTGAAGGCGGAGGGCCCGCGAGGCCTCTACCGAGGCTTTATGGTTAACACCTTCACCTTGATCTCAGGCCAGGCCTACATCACCACCTACGAACTGGTAAGGAAGTACGTGTCCCAATATTCCAGCAATAACACAGTGAAGTCTCTGTGGGCAGGGGGAGCGGCGTCCCTGGTGGCCCAGACCATCACTGTGCCCATAGATATGGTCTCTCAGCAGCTCATGATGCAAGGCCAGGTGGGACACCTGAGCCGCTTCAAGGTCAAACCCAAAATAATGATGGCGACATCCAAGAGCAAAGTGACTTTCGGACAAACCAGGGACATTGTGGTGCAGATATGCGCCGCAGACGGTTTCCGGGGATTTTACCGGGGATACGTGGCATCCCTCCTCACCTACATC is a genomic window containing:
- the slc25a44a gene encoding solute carrier family 25 member 44a, with protein sequence MEEKKRNIRIIEWEDLDKKKFYSLGVFMTMTTRATVYPFTLIRTRLQVQKGKSLYKGTFDAFYKILKAEGPRGLYRGFMVNTFTLISGQAYITTYELVRKYVSQYSSNNTVKSLWAGGAASLVAQTITVPIDMVSQQLMMQGQVGHLSRFKVKPKIMMATSKSKVTFGQTRDIVVQICAADGFRGFYRGYVASLLTYIPNSAVWWPFYHFYAENLSKLAPSDCPHLLLQAIAGPMAAATASTITNPMDVVRARVQVEGRSSVIATFKQLLAEEGPWGMTKGLSARIISSTPTAVVIVVGYETLKRLSLRPELVNSRHW